From the Manihot esculenta cultivar AM560-2 chromosome 14, M.esculenta_v8, whole genome shotgun sequence genome, the window GAAGGGATCTtatcatcaccggagttctcaTCCTCActatacccactgagatccatatGACCAATCATGAAAAAAATTACACCGAAAGCATCCCAAACGATTTGAACTCTGCTCGGGAAAGACCGCAGTTTTCATTGTCTAGCTCTGTGGTGCCACGAGACGGGAAAAGACCCAAGGATTACCACCTACATCAAAAAGCCATATGGCAAAAATCGGACAAAGGGGATGTCAATATGAAAAAGAAGGACAATGCAGGGGTGATTCACAAATGGTGGAAGAAAGGCGTCATAACTAAATTGTACTGTCACTTCTTTAACTCAAAATATTTACATTATCATGattagttataaaattaaaattgtagaCAAAAGTTTTTGTATATGAAACTGAACATGATAGTATATTGAAATAGTTTAAAGGCATGAATTTTAACATGAgaaatattgaaaaaatgatTATTTGTTTACACATgctgttgaaaaaaaaaactgtaaaaTAAGTCAAGCAtatgaattattatttagtgaATCCTTTAAATCATATAAAAAGATAGGATTggctaaaattaatatttgcattCACTTGTAATATATCTTATACAAACTTTTACTTTGTAGAAAAATgttaaaaagagagaaagaagcTCGATAGGTGACCGGTCTTGAAAAATGACCATCTGCACCACAAATCGGTTGAGAGGAAGAAGATCTCAGTAAAATAGGTgatcgattttgaaaaataatcgCCGGTACCACAAAATCGAAAGATGaccgattttaaaaaataaccgaCGGCACTATAAATTAAACTGATCTCAATTCAAttcgaaaaataaataaaatcctcAATTTCAAACCGAATCCGTGGCTATGTCTATTTAAAACCTCCCCTGTAGCCAGCGTCTGACTCTTGTAGCGGTGGTTCTATTCTCACCCAGCACATAAATCTAGGTTTTTAGACGAGATGGGTTTAGATTTCCTTAAACTTTCTGTATTTGGATtaaatatttgttttttttttaacttacttTGTATTTTAACTTGAAGtccttttattctttaataataataatctaccTCTGGATGGATGCCATTAGAATTGTTGGTTCCTAGAAAGAAATTATTTATTGTGTGTTTTCCTGATATAGTTGATGTGACATCTTTCTGGGAATATTTTGCTTTGTGCGTGTGTTTGGCCTATCAACGTCCATATGTGAGCTATAGTCGTATCAAGCTAATTCAAGAAATGCAAATTACCGAAGCAAAAATGTCTTGTCATTATTCTACTAAGCCTTTTTGCTTTGGCCAAAGCTTGTTCCTTTTGCAATTTTAGCAAGTATAAGCAATGCACCTCTTCCTCTATCGGTCAAAACAAGTGTCAAACTAGCACCAAACATTAGGGATGGCGACGAAGGGTTTCGATTGAACCCTAATAAAACgaatttaaatagttataatcAGGTTTGGAATGAGTtcgagttttaaaaataatacccgttgcgAGTTCGGATCGAATTCGGATTTTATGTACAGAATACCCACTATCCGAactcgtttatataaataattaatttaatataaaaaatatattttacaataatatttataagttttttttatatatttttatttaaaaatttaaatttaaatattttttagaaatattagattttttaaatgaaaattattaatgaaaaatattttttatataaattattaattaaaatatataaaattaaacgggttcggattttattcggataataataatcgggtttgggacggattcggatagtttaaattaatttttaatcgggttcggaacggattcggatattactaatataaatcgggtttgagtttggatagtttaattttcgcggATATCCTagccgtttacatccctactaAACACTGTGGGATATTCTTAGGGAAATTTAATAGAACGTTGTGGaagttatttatataaaatttccaTTTCCCATGGATCCTGTTGAGAAGTAGTAATAAAGAAAATTCTTTTTCCGCAATTAGGAATGGTCCAGAGAACACAGAAGAAAGCGACTGATTTGTGTGTGGAAAAGTTGTGCACACTTTATAAGCCAGCATAAGGGGTTTCAAAATTCACATCTTACCAATAGAGAACCCATTAATGGCAGAAAGCCCCATTGCCCTTCCTTTCTTTCTAAGAAACTTCTTTAACTGACAACTTCCTTTCACCAATATCGCTTACACTAATACTCTCAACATCAGCCAACAACAGCTTCGTTCCACTTCTCTCCATGCCATTTTTGCTTTCATTGTTCCTGTGCTCGTtgattttattaacataaagtGTCAAGCAACAACCAAATCTCCCTTCGAAACTCACCCCATTACTACCAAGATTGCCATCGCCTGTCTACTTGCTTACTGCATAGCTTATGGGTTCGAGTTGGCGTTTTGTGCTCGTCTTTCGCAAGCTAATGCTCGCATTTGCCAAGTGACAGTTGCAATATTTGGTTCATTTGCTCTGGCTTCATTGGCATCTATATTGTTCCCGGATTCTGCACAGGCATTATATGCTTTTTACACCTTCCTTTTGGTGGGGGAGCGCTAAGGCCTAGCCAGAAAATTGTGCTCTTGGGTTCGTCAGCGAGTTGTGTCACGATGGTTGACgaatttatttaacttttattaattCTATACTACTGTTAGTTAAACCCATATGTTACTAAAATAAATAtcatttatcttaaaaaaaatctaagtgCCACATAACTACGCCACATCAGATTCAATCAATTTCTAAATTGATTTCTTAAACTCTTAATTCTCTAAAATAATCTCTAAAAGCTTCTATGAAATACCCAAGGTTAGCTAAAATGTGATTTaggaattattttaattatttaatttcctttattaggtaaaataaaatttataaaatagagTAAAATgatcattttaatatttgataacaaaaaaaggaaaaagaaattttaagaaaataaataatgatcCTGCCATCAAAATTCACGATTCCATCTACAATCTCATGCCTTTCAGataattaaagttaaattaTACGGCTTTTTCTCTTGAggaaaatttatctatttctggATCATGTTTTCCCTATCAAAATTCATTTCCTCGTAAAActcattttttgaaaaataaacatTGCttaatacatgcaaataaatttcaaagaaGAAGATCACCTAGATAACTAAATAAGAGTGAAGTACAAAGACggacaaaaaaaaaacttcatgaaatttatttattttttaaaaatatattgataatcTGATATGTAAATAGAGATTTTGATATGTCTAATTAAATTTAGTCTgaatggtttatatttttctcttttatttattttttctttgtctGTCGTCACTGTGTTATCTGTCACAATTACACAGAGCCGTATGTACGAGCGTATTTATTTACTCACCATCGTCAGgccgctttttttttttggacgtTCGCACTGATAGGGTCAAGACTTGCTCTCCTACTCTCTATCACATCAAATGAGTTGGATTCTTTTCTGATGAGTCTAGATCCCGGTCAGTCCAATTTGCTCGATTGTGGACTAGATTACATGTTAATAGGTCAGTTTGTATAATGGGTTTTGATAGATTTTAAGTCCGACTTTCCTGTAAGGACTCATTGTGGCCTCAATACCGGTACTCCAGTCATcgtcatatatatatttttttaaaaatattttctaacacCTTCAACAGCcagaaaaaattagttaaaaggAAAAATAGAGATAGAGAGGCAAGGGAGACTGAACTACCAGTCTTATAGATATATATTCTAATTCTATAACAAAGTATAAAATCATCCATTTCAACAATCTATATATTATTAACATTTTTATGATTTGGTAAgttcataaatatataaaatttcttaTAGCTCaatgagtattttagagttttttatattaattttattttaataatttaaataattttaatgaattaataatatttatagctagaataagattttataattagtatattaagaattacaataaaattttgttaaataaaattagtattaagctattatttttttatttattgaaattttataaaaatcatcaAGTATATAACTTATAGTGAAAAAACAAATCCTAATGGACTAAAATGTGGATTCAGTTTaccattttttaaataaaaaatctaatctgaatttttttaaataagaaagtatccttttaaataattttttttttaataattatttcagcttttaacatttttattgtaataaaaatcaatttaaatacaatataacttataattttaacatttacataaactctaacttaatttaataataaaatttacaatacattaattttcataatccaattaaatttagttattattataataaatttaaattatcattgagtgtatatttaaaattgaatttagtATTAATGGCTCGTTTTTCAATATCTCTTTTCAATCgctcaattcaatttaaaatcagactaaattaaatatgaaaaattaaaattttaatatttataaaaataaattttaaaaaaatttaatttaaattgaacggatttaattcgatttaatttgttaggtttttaatacatttttatttttttaatttatttttaatattttaaaatttagttaaaatatttcggtctaatttttctatattattaaaaataatatattattatcactaatttatttgattcgatttttttatcaaaatcaaattaaattaaaataattgaaattttttaaaattaaaaataaaattaaatcaaaataaataaaaattcgaatcaaattttaaaaataattcaattttttgaatttaaactTAATACGGCTCAACCTAATTCTAAGTATGGGTACTTAACCATGGACACTTTTGGCTCTAAAATTTCTAGTTTGGAATtgattgaatttataatttaattgggTGATATTTGAGTTTGATTGTTAATTTGAATTTACCAAATTTATTTTCACTAGTTTGGACTTCAGATTATATTTTCTTCTGCTTATACTCTTTGTCCGGTTGTTCCTTAATAATGCAAATCCTTGTTTGCatattcgaaaaaaaaaaagctttgataattatattattcaccttttcctttttacttttattataatagttattttatatatgtattttattaatatttatttttaacatcataattaaataataaaaataaattaattttaaatataaactattaTATACCTTAAATTTagtgttatatatataataaaaaaatatttatttaaatctaattcattataaatacaaaatacaaataaatgaattcatttataaaaaaatacataaaatttaattttatacattcaatctataaaatttttttatacataatatACCTTAGTGGAATCGAATATAATTTAGCCCAATTCCCGTGAAGACAGAGAATTCTATCTCATTGGAAACAATTCCCTCCCCTATCTAGTTCTTCCTAAATTTCCGTTgccattaattttatatattcacacACAAACAAAATCTTATATATTATCTTCACAAGTTCTGATAATTTTTAGAGTTATACTCtcttaaaatactaaataataatttattaaaaatattatttaaatgatcATATTTTTTTCGTATAATTAGTATGGGATGAATATAATCTgatattttctttctatttgCGTTTTTCCATGCCTTCTATCTTATAGttcagttttcttttttttcagtGCAGTGTAATTTTCTAGAAGAAATTTGACCCGAGAAGAATTGAACATCATAATCTAGTGCTTTTCTCAGTATGGATATTGGTAATGGAATTGGACATTGTAAGCTAACTCTAGCATCAATGGAATTTCAGCTTTTCTcggtaaaaaaaatttcaaaataaaacagATGGCTATGAAAACTATGTTCAATGTTGGATAttctcttattattattaattcattaatgAAATTTGTGTCAGACTCGGGACTGCTGAAGAAACTTCCAAACAAACAAGATTAGTTTATAGTATCAAACACGGATAGGGCCTGAAGACAAAATTTTGACGTAAGGACGTCTGCTATTTggtttattttcaatttaatttgctAAATCTGTGTCATTAACGTAAAGAATTATCCTTTTTCGTTACTTTTTACGGACTCGACGCTACCACAAAGCAAGAACTTTCTGCTGTGCGTAAATCGATCATTGAATATTAATTTGTAATCATAATCGCCATTTTTATACTTTTCACATTCAAGAGCGATACTCTCTAATTATTCTTCTTGGATTACAAGGTCTCTGTCAATACTTCTTCGGATTTGAGACCCCACTCCGTGTCCCTGATGCCGTTTTCAACCTTCGTAtgcagaagagagagagagttcgaAGGAGAAGCCAAGATTGGTTGCAACCCGAAATAATCAGTTAGGACTTCAGTTTTCTTAGGCTTTTTAAACGAGTGAGAGTTTTGTATTTGAAAGGTAAGATCTTTGGCATTTGGGTTCTTTTTTTGCAGATGATACGCGTGTTGATACATATTGTAGGGATTTTTCTTTTAGCAGCTTGTGGTTGAAGTTCATGGATGAATTTTACTTTGAACTCAGCCATCTGGGTTTCTCTTACAAGTTGATGTGGGTTTTGCATTTGAAGTAATTTGTTATCGAGTTGTTTTGAAGTGAAAAACTGTTATGCGATCAGGGTTTTAGTTAGAAACATGATTAGTGATGTGGGTTTAGCTGGTGAAGGTTGTTTGACTCCAAGGAGGCAACTGTATTCTGAAGAGTGAAACGTTTGGATATCAGGCTTCTTGTTGGTGAAGTTTGCTGATTTTGATTTCTAtcaagtttggaagctttgtTTCAGTTGAAATTGATAACCGAGTTATCTTGGAAATTTTCTTTCTGCACTTGGAAATAATAAAACTTTTGTTATGTGCATTTTATGACTTGAAAGTTGGAAGCTTGGAAACTTGGAATGGCGATTGCATCTCCATCCCCAAATTCACCCACTTCTGCTGTTCCACCAGATTCAACTGCTCCACAACCATCCACTTCTAATTCGCCACCACCCTCCACCACCACTCCACCACCACAATCCTCCTCTACTCCACCCGAACCTCCTATGATTCCTCCATCTTCACAGCCCAGTGCCAATCCAACGGGGGCTCCTGCCTCTTCAATTCTATCCCTACCTCCTCAGTTCCTTCCTTCTGCTGTTATTGCTACTCCGCCTTCTTCATCATCAACCTCACCACCTCCAACTTCGCCTTCTACACCTTCATTCAATGCCGATCCTCCAACCTCCAATTCTACACCACCACCATCACAACCAGCAACTCCACCCATAAGTTCACCTCCTCCCTCACTGCCATCTAATCCACCAACTTCACCACTACCACCACCCAATCCACCCGCAAgttctcctccaccaccaccaccagctaATTCCCCTCGACCATCATCACTAAATCCTCCTTCCTCAGCATCGCCTCCATCATCAAAGCCGCCTGAAAATTCACCACCGCCTGCCAATTCACCACCACCCGCATCTAAGTCACCTCGACCAGCAAATTCTCCTCCTCCCCCAGTATCAACCCCCTCCAAcgattcacctcctccaccagcatCAATAGTCCCTACGCCCAgtaatggaccttcaccccctAGGCAAACTCCAAATTCACCTCCTTCTCAACCGCCACCTTCACCCTCAAACTCTACTAGAGTACCACCCCCAGCACCAGTGATGAGATTGGTTCCACCTCCATCCGACAAAAATAACATTCCTAGTTCATCAGGAAGTCCAAACTCCAAAGATTTTGGAGGCATTGGTACTCTAGGTATAGTGGCTATTGGTGTAGCAGTGTGTATCATAATGCTCAGCCTTGTTGGGTTGGCCTTCTGGTGCTTGAGGAAGCGGAGTAAAGAAGCACTTGAGCacagtggtggttatgttatgCCATCTCCTCCGGGCTCTTTCCTAGGATCAGGTAATTTTTCTCTAGCATTTTCAGCATTGTCTTCTTTGTCAGGTATCTCGTAAATAGACATGTATTTCTCATAACCAATTGCTAGTTTTAGAAGCTGAACTTGCATTTGACAGATAGCTGACTAGTGGATATTTGCAATTAAAGCAATTGTTGATAAGAAATTTGAACgtctttactttttttttttttttttgtccagATTCAAATTTCACCAAGTCACATTCTGCAGCTCCTGCAAGTTCTATTAATGACCCTGTTGTTCATTCACCAAGTAGTCCTGGTGGATTAGGCAATTCAAGGTCATGGTTTACATATGAAGAACTTCTAAAGGCCACAAATGGATTTTCATCCCAAAATCTTTTGGGGGAGGGTGGATTTGGTTCTGTATACAAAGGCTGCTTACCTGATGGGAGGGATGTAGCTGTGAAACAGCTTAAAGTTGGTGGAGGACAGGGTGAACGAGAATTTAAGGCAGAAGTTGAGATTATCAGTCGAATACACCATCGCCATTTGGTATCACTTGTGGGTTATTGCATCTCTGAGGACCAAAGATTGCTTGTATATGACTATGTACCTAACAACACTCTTCATTTCCATCTTCATGGTAAAGTTACAACTTATAATTGAGATTTgaagtataaattttataaatcattTTACTATTTTAGTAATAATGCATATTGATTCTGGCTTTTTATAGGGGAAGGTGGGCCGGTTCTAGGTTGGGCAACACGTGTTAAGATTGCTGTTGGTGCAGCTCGTGGAATAGCTTATCTTCATGAAGACTGTAAGTATTTcatttaaattgaattcaaGTCATTATTCACTTGTTTACTTTTAGACTCTTATCAATGCTTGTTAGCTTCAAAGTTTCCTAATACAATTGCATTAACTAAATCTTAATCCCAAAATTAGTTGGGGTTGGCTATATGAATTCTTTTTTTACTGCTCAACTTTATTTGAAATCAATTCAGCATCAATATCTGAAAATTATAAATCTTATACTACTTCCCTCTTTATCCCCTTTCCCTCCGGCTCCTTCCACCACTAACTAATCACATTCTCATGCTAGCACATCTGATGCTCTATCTTGGACATGAACATAACATCTTAATCGCTCTCCATCATTTTTCTGCTACGTGCACTCTTTGCCCAGACGTGATAATTTTATACTCTTATCCATTGTAATGTCTGGCCACCGTTTATAGAACTTACCACAGTTCTTcctctttttccttttaaaatttCTGGTCAAGCAGAAAATGACAAGGTCTCCACCTTTACCTCTTTGTTCATTTCCAAATGCTATGATCCAGCTTTCTGATAAAAAAGTCCAATCATTGCATCAAATTTCCAAACAAGGATGGACTGGATTCCAGCTTGATCAAAGATCAATGCTAACATCTCTAATTTATGGAACTTTTTTTACAGAGGTTGACACATTGTTTGCCTTGCATTTTTTATTCTGTTTTTCCtatataaaaaggaaaagaaaaaaaggtgcGTAAATCTCAATTTTAGTCCTTAATAAACAGAGCAGACAAACAACATCtaatcatattatttattttactagaTCCCGACACATTGTTCCTCCTTTCACATGCTTTAGATTCACTTATTAGAGATAGATGTTAtggatttcatttatttttatgcaTGTAGGTCATCCTCGGATTATTCACAGGGATATTAAATCATCAAACATTCTTTTGGATAACAATTTTGAAGCTAAGGTATAAACTGTTTTGACCTCTAACTAGATTTATGTATTACTCATCTTATCTAGATTAATGTCTAACTGTTTCTAGATTTTGCATTGTAGGTAGCAGACTTTGGGCTTGCCAGGTTAGCTTTTGATGCAAATACACATGTTACAACACGTGTTATGGGGACTTTTGGGTAGGCAGCATATCTATATTTGTTTAGATGCCCATCACTAGGCTACTATCTGCCATTTCACTGTATATCTAAATGTTTGATTGGTTAAATTATGCAGATACATGGCACCTGAATATGCATCAAGTGGCAAGTTAACTGAGAAATCTGACGTATTCTCATATGGAGTGGTACTTTTGGAGCTAATCACTGGACGGAAGCCTGTGGATGCATCCCGACCCTTGGGAGATGAAAGCCTTGTTGAGTGGGTAAATAATTTGATATCAGAAAAACCTCATTTGAATTTCCTAAATCCTTCACCCTTTATTCACTGTCTTAAATGATTCCCTTCAATTATCCTTTTCTGCTGAAGTTGAACATCTTAGTAATACTGTTGCATTTAATTTGAATCATTACAATGTTTTCAGCTAATTTCTTCATTCTCTGATGCATCATTGTATGGACTTCCATTGCTGATGTAACTCTTCTTTCAGAACCTTAGGTATATAAATGTtacaaaaacattttttttggTACCGATAGCTAGAAATTTTATATGTGGATGTTAATAAGTGACACAAGGGCTGGGAGAACAAATGCtgaagaaacttggttcctATTGGCGTGTTTATGTGATGCAAAGACTTCTCTTATTATTTATGCTTTTCTAAATAGAAAAAACTTCAGTTAATGGAAATAACAAGCCGTCTCAATTTGTGTGTGGGGGGTTGGGTGCTGCAGAGTTTTGCCAAGTGTTGGTATTAAGCTCAGTGAAAATTATGAAATTCCCAAATTtcaaagtaataaaatataactgaaaaGAATTGGAATTGAACTAAGTACATCTTTATACTGAGTAAAAAAATTGATCTTCACCAAGCTCCGACCTTTTTTCTTCAGGCTCGGCCGTTGCTTAGTCATGCAATAGCCAATGAGGAATTTGACAATTTGGTTGATCCAAGGCTTGCAAAGAACTATGATGAAAGTGAAATGGTTAGAATGATTGAGGCTGCTGCAGCCTGTGTGCGGCATTCAGCTGCCAAGAGACCACGGATGGGACAGGTATTATAATTTGATCATGCAGCTGGCTGTGCATCCTTGCTTCTACATTTCATTTGAGAACATCTTGATGTGGGTATAGTGGGACATTCTAACTTGCTTGTACTTCTCAGGTTGTTAGAGCATTTGATAGCTTAGCTACTGCAGATCTAAGCAATGGAATGAGACTTGGGGAAAGTGAGGTATGCAACTCAGCAGAACAGTCTGCACAAATAAGATTATTTCGGAGGATGGCTTTTGGTAGTCAAAATTACAGTACAGATTTTTTTACCCAAGATAGCATGGATGGTTAAGAGGACATGGTGAATATTAGCAGAGATAAATACATCTACTGACAGTGGACACACACAGCCTTTTGCAAGTTGATGCTGATTTAGTTGGAGAGGGACTCACCTTTGGAATTGACTGCATCTAGCATAAGGATTGGATTTCAAACCCCTTCTTTTTTCTTGTAACTATCTCTTGCAAATTTTGTTCCTGCAGAAATAAAATGATTCAATTTTGTTTGTTCTTCTTTTGTGTCGCTCAAGACTTCTGATGTTATGAGGTGTTCTTGAGTTTCAAATTATCACCGCAGCACTTGCGTTCTCTTGGATGACAAATCATTGGAAAAATGtacataaaaattatttggaCCCATAAAGCATAAAACGAAGTGATGCAGTGTCTTCCCTATTCTCCCTTCTCCATGTTCGTTCTCCTTTTCTCTCAAGCCAAAAACTGGAGCTAAGCCGGAAGATGTCAGGTTCTAACGATCTGCGGAGAAACTTTAGACTTGAGATGTGAGCAAGAGAGCCATTTGAAGATATAGCCAAAACTCTCAAGGCAAGGCTTGAAGTCATCCAAGTAACCTCCCAACAAAGAGTAGAGTTCAAGAAACAAGGATAGGACGACACGTGTTTCCCTCGACGTCCAACATTCTATTATATTCAGAAACAGAACTGAAATCTAAAGCTGCATGTTTCAAGCAATAGGaattatgatattttaagtCATGACTAGCTCTGCCACACATCATTCCCTTTGCTTCACACTTCCTAATACCTCCTGCGAGGAAAAGGAACTTATTCATAGTCAAAGCATGAGTTCTGTATACGTAGCGTTCTCCTACACCACCATCACCTCCTTCCTCCTTTCTCCTTCCATCCGTCAACGCCATGGAAGACTGCAACATTCTTGCAGCGGATTGTGTTGTTATATCCTGCTGCTGTCAATGCTTGATACTAAAaatcatcatcttcatcttGCTCAAACTTCCTTACAAAATCATTCGAAAGACCAGAGAATACACAAAGAAGAAACTTCGAATTCGGTATAGAAAACAAGCAGAGAAGACAACAGAATCAGTGAAGGCTAGATTTCAGGATGAGTTTCTGGAATTCTCTGTAACAAATCAAATGGAAGAGTTGCATGGAAGCCATGTCTTTGGAAGTTGAGAGTATGCTTGGAGATTTCTCTCAAAAGGGAGAGTTTGCATTTGGAAGCTTCTGGGGTAGGCAAGGATTAAAGGCCTCCACATGTGTAGCTAAACAAGGATTTGATATAAGCCTTGTACAGTTTGAATTAGTTGAAATACTTGATTCTTGCAGATACCATATTGATCTTGCCAAATGTTAAGTGCTATTGCCAACTTGTTTGAAATTCTGAATTACACATGCATAATGAATTTTTCAATAACCAccattaaaagttaaattattaatCTCTTCACTAAAAATATTAAGGGTTGTTTATATgtggaaaattaaataaaatttctaataatattagaaaataGTTTTTAAGTTGTTCCTATAagtaaggtttttttttttcttttcttctaacTGTTTTTCAAATTGAAAGCAATGAATTTCTATAACTAACatgcttaatttttttattactaaaattaaaaattatgtaacaaaatatttatttagaataatagaaaattaattatattattttaaaactataaaagtAACTGATTttagaatatattttataatgattaatttttaatttttttaaaaaaataagatgacatgaataatttttaaatttctttaagaTATAATTTGTAACTGTAAATAGCTTCTTTTGATTTGCAATgatatgagattttttttatatataaaataaaaataatatttaattattatatatacaactttacataatttattttaatacttaattattataactattttatttaatctttggaaaagaaaaaaactattttatgtaataatttTCCTCTATGTGTCTCCCAAAGCTTGGCAACCGCCGTATTACATAACAAAAAATGGAAACGTTAACGCGGTGTTGAACAATTCCAAATCATAGGAATCAACGAACAGAACATAAGCCTCGCGTCTTCCATAAACCAAAGCCAAAGCAACTCGACTAATAATtccattttctctctttttctttttcttgcctttttttt encodes:
- the LOC110630782 gene encoding proline-rich receptor-like protein kinase PERK9, with product MAIASPSPNSPTSAVPPDSTAPQPSTSNSPPPSTTTPPPQSSSTPPEPPMIPPSSQPSANPTGAPASSILSLPPQFLPSAVIATPPSSSSTSPPPTSPSTPSFNADPPTSNSTPPPSQPATPPISSPPPSLPSNPPTSPLPPPNPPASSPPPPPPANSPRPSSLNPPSSASPPSSKPPENSPPPANSPPPASKSPRPANSPPPPVSTPSNDSPPPPASIVPTPSNGPSPPRQTPNSPPSQPPPSPSNSTRVPPPAPVMRLVPPPSDKNNIPSSSGSPNSKDFGGIGTLGIVAIGVAVCIIMLSLVGLAFWCLRKRSKEALEHSGGYVMPSPPGSFLGSDSNFTKSHSAAPASSINDPVVHSPSSPGGLGNSRSWFTYEELLKATNGFSSQNLLGEGGFGSVYKGCLPDGRDVAVKQLKVGGGQGEREFKAEVEIISRIHHRHLVSLVGYCISEDQRLLVYDYVPNNTLHFHLHGEGGPVLGWATRVKIAVGAARGIAYLHEDCHPRIIHRDIKSSNILLDNNFEAKVADFGLARLAFDANTHVTTRVMGTFGYMAPEYASSGKLTEKSDVFSYGVVLLELITGRKPVDASRPLGDESLVEWARPLLSHAIANEEFDNLVDPRLAKNYDESEMVRMIEAAAACVRHSAAKRPRMGQVVRAFDSLATADLSNGMRLGESEVCNSAEQSAQIRLFRRMAFGSQNYSTDFFTQDSMDG